In one window of Acidobacteriota bacterium DNA:
- a CDS encoding rRNA pseudouridine synthase → MQERLQKIIATAGVTSRRKAEEMIVQGRVSVNGHVIRELGSKADADRDKILVDGKPLPRSHGHLVVLLNKPTGVVSTLHDPQGRPTVVKLLEGVKERVYPVGRLDYNSSGLLLLTNDGELTNFLTSRASRMPRTYHVKLEGQPSVKDLARLERGIVLDGRPTEPCRIRMISEREKPWYEITLVEGRYHQVRRMFERAGQRVVKLKRVRFAFLTDRSLAPGRFRYLSTSEIDRLKHWKTEAGRER, encoded by the coding sequence ATGCAAGAGCGGCTGCAGAAAATCATTGCCACAGCAGGTGTCACCTCACGGCGCAAAGCCGAAGAGATGATCGTGCAAGGGCGTGTCAGCGTCAACGGGCATGTCATCCGGGAGTTGGGATCAAAGGCCGACGCCGACCGTGACAAGATTCTCGTGGATGGCAAACCGTTGCCGAGGAGCCACGGCCATCTGGTGGTTCTCCTCAACAAGCCCACCGGCGTTGTTTCAACTTTGCACGATCCCCAGGGCCGCCCTACCGTTGTGAAGCTACTCGAAGGTGTGAAGGAGCGCGTCTATCCCGTGGGACGCCTTGACTACAATTCTTCCGGCCTCCTGCTGCTCACCAACGACGGCGAACTCACCAACTTTCTCACTTCCCGTGCTTCCAGGATGCCGCGTACTTATCACGTCAAGCTGGAAGGCCAGCCGTCAGTGAAAGACCTGGCCCGCCTCGAACGCGGGATCGTGTTGGACGGCCGTCCCACTGAACCCTGCAGGATTCGCATGATTTCCGAACGCGAAAAGCCATGGTATGAAATCACCCTGGTGGAAGGCCGTTACCATCAGGTGCGCAGAATGTTTGAGCGCGCGGGCCAGCGCGTGGTCAAGCTAAAGCGGGTGCGCTTCGCATTCCTCACCGACCGAAGCCTTGCGCCCGGCCGGTTCCGGTATTTAAGCACATCGGAAATTGATCGCCTGAAGCACTGGAAAACGGAAGCTGGCCGTGAGAGGTGA
- the scpB gene encoding SMC-Scp complex subunit ScpB → MLTDETLKSLIEAIIYVAPEPVSLEAIAKSLEGEERDRVKAQLELLIREYEQPGHGIEVRLVAGGYRFSSKPEHHEVLRNFVKSLKPLVRLSRPALETLAVIAYRQPVTVPEIEEIRGVDCGGVIHTLLEKKLVVTAGRKNVVGRPILYRTSKEFLVHFGLKDASELPSLKEFEELARQALGSDLPVEQELGPGMPEAEMLAAESEGAATGNTEATESESATGDLGEKQTLPDKPRP, encoded by the coding sequence ATGCTGACGGACGAAACACTGAAATCATTGATCGAGGCCATCATTTACGTTGCGCCGGAGCCTGTATCGCTCGAGGCCATCGCCAAGTCGCTGGAGGGCGAGGAACGCGACCGCGTGAAGGCCCAGCTTGAACTTCTCATCAGGGAATATGAGCAGCCAGGCCATGGGATCGAGGTGCGCCTCGTCGCCGGAGGTTACCGCTTCTCCTCAAAGCCTGAACACCATGAAGTGCTGCGAAATTTTGTCAAGAGCCTCAAGCCGCTCGTCAGGCTTTCCAGGCCGGCGCTCGAAACCCTGGCGGTGATCGCGTATCGCCAGCCCGTGACCGTGCCGGAAATTGAGGAGATCCGCGGCGTCGATTGCGGAGGAGTGATCCACACCCTGCTTGAGAAAAAGCTTGTGGTTACCGCGGGGCGAAAGAACGTGGTGGGCCGCCCCATCCTCTACCGTACCTCGAAGGAATTTCTGGTCCATTTTGGCTTGAAGGATGCCAGCGAACTGCCAAGCCTGAAGGAGTTTGAAGAGCTCGCCCGGCAGGCCCTGGGATCAGACCTTCCAGTGGAGCAGGAGCTGGGGCCCGGCATGCCCGAGGCCGAAATGCTGGCTGCCGAAAGTGAAGGAGCAGCTACGGGAAACACCGAAGCCACGGAATCCGAATCGGCCACGGGGGACCTGGGTGAAAAGCAAACACTGCCCGACAAACCCAGGCCCTAG
- a CDS encoding chromosome segregation protein ScpA, which produces MMEDNRPPNPDSPEDFAPESAAELSKRTTRAEVPAPPVKLEVYEGPLDLLLDLIRKQKVNIYDIPIAKITRQYLDYLRLMEELNIDVAGEFVLMAATLIYIKSRMLLPPDPTAAAEEQEEDPRTELVQRLLEHEQFKNAAEMLKSKRTVEEATWSHPGIDEFTEAEDEPGLAVSVFDLISVFREILERAKKRPQIQVRREQVTVREMIEHVKQVMRERSGPVSIEDLVAGYVWRQAMIALLLALLELVRLRAIHLRQDDLFAPITVAKSKRFEEIVDSVNAADLEESLGEI; this is translated from the coding sequence ATGATGGAAGATAATCGTCCACCCAACCCGGATTCTCCGGAGGATTTTGCACCGGAATCCGCTGCAGAGCTCTCAAAGCGGACTACACGCGCTGAGGTGCCCGCGCCTCCGGTAAAGCTGGAGGTTTATGAAGGCCCGCTGGACCTGCTTCTCGACCTTATCCGCAAACAGAAGGTCAACATCTACGACATTCCCATCGCGAAAATTACGCGGCAGTATCTCGACTATCTTCGGCTGATGGAGGAATTGAACATTGATGTTGCGGGCGAGTTCGTCCTGATGGCGGCGACGCTGATCTACATCAAGTCGCGGATGCTGCTGCCGCCAGACCCCACGGCCGCCGCCGAAGAGCAGGAAGAGGACCCGCGCACGGAGCTGGTGCAGCGGTTGCTGGAACACGAGCAGTTCAAGAATGCCGCCGAGATGCTGAAATCCAAGCGGACGGTGGAGGAAGCCACCTGGTCGCACCCGGGTATCGATGAGTTCACAGAAGCGGAAGATGAGCCGGGACTGGCCGTCTCCGTGTTTGATTTGATCTCGGTTTTCAGGGAAATCCTTGAGCGCGCTAAGAAGCGCCCACAGATCCAGGTTCGCCGCGAACAGGTGACCGTCAGGGAAATGATCGAACACGTGAAGCAGGTGATGCGCGAACGCTCCGGGCCGGTCTCAATTGAAGACCTTGTTGCGGGATATGTCTGGCGGCAGGCAATGATCGCCCTGCTGCTGGCGCTGCTGGAACTGGTGCGGCTGCGGGCCATTCACCTTCGGCAGGATGACCTGTTTGCCCCCATTACCGTTGCAAAGAGCAAAAGGTTTGAAGAAATCGTTGATTCGGTGAACGCTGCAGACCTGGAAGAAAGTCTGGGCGAAATCTAG
- the trpS gene encoding tryptophan--tRNA ligase → MNRRPRVLSGMRPTGKLHLGNLVGALQNWIKLQDKYESFHFVADWHMLTTEYANTSELQSNIQEMVTDWLAVGLDPEKATFFVQSRLPEHAELYLIFGMVTPLGWLERVPTYKEQLENIKDRDIHTFGFLGYPVLQAADILMYKADYVPVGEDQVPHVELTREIARRFSQFYGEVFPEPQSLLTPSPRLRGTDGRKMSKSYDNAIFLSDPPDVVNEKVRGMMTDPARKRRQDPGDPEKCPVFDHHKIFSPPDLVERIDRECRTAEIGCVECKKLMAQHLNEYLAPIQARRKIYELDPQKVWDVLAAGTEKARCVAQETMREVRAATKLA, encoded by the coding sequence ATGAACAGGCGGCCGCGGGTGCTGAGCGGTATGCGGCCCACTGGCAAATTGCATCTGGGCAACCTGGTAGGAGCGCTCCAGAACTGGATCAAGCTCCAGGACAAGTATGAAAGCTTTCACTTCGTTGCGGACTGGCACATGCTGACCACCGAGTATGCCAACACGTCCGAGTTACAGTCAAACATCCAGGAGATGGTAACCGACTGGCTGGCCGTGGGGCTCGACCCTGAGAAGGCAACTTTTTTTGTGCAATCGCGCCTTCCAGAGCACGCGGAGCTCTACCTGATTTTCGGCATGGTGACGCCGCTCGGATGGCTGGAGCGGGTGCCCACCTACAAGGAGCAGCTCGAAAACATCAAAGACCGGGACATTCATACTTTTGGCTTTCTCGGCTACCCCGTCCTGCAGGCCGCTGACATCCTGATGTACAAGGCCGATTACGTTCCGGTGGGTGAGGACCAGGTGCCGCACGTGGAACTGACACGGGAAATTGCGCGGCGGTTCAGCCAGTTTTACGGAGAAGTTTTTCCGGAACCACAATCGTTGTTGACGCCGAGCCCGCGGCTGCGGGGTACCGACGGGCGCAAAATGTCCAAGAGCTATGACAACGCCATCTTCCTCTCCGATCCTCCGGATGTGGTTAATGAGAAGGTTCGTGGCATGATGACCGATCCGGCGCGCAAACGGCGGCAGGATCCAGGCGATCCGGAGAAATGCCCCGTCTTCGACCACCACAAGATATTTTCGCCGCCAGATCTGGTCGAACGCATCGACCGCGAGTGCAGAACGGCTGAAATCGGTTGCGTGGAATGCAAGAAGCTGATGGCGCAACACCTGAACGAATATCTCGCGCCCATCCAGGCGAGGCGAAAGATTTATGAGCTCGACCCTCAAAAAGTCTGGGATGTGCTGGCCGCGGGTACCGAGAAAGCCAGGTGTGTTGCGCAGGAAACAATGCGCGAGGTGAGGGCCGCAACGAAATTGGCGTGA
- a CDS encoding electron transfer flavoprotein subunit alpha/FixB family protein, whose product MLVYAEHQEGRLARPAWEAVAAAQQLATELGLTCAGAILGDNIGALAGELAGAHLAEVLTVESPQLAQYTPDGYSLALRQVIEARQPRFVIFSHTYQARDFAPKLAASLDRALVGDSLGYRLEGGRTIFIRQVFQGKFSADVEFRGEPPYFVSFQAGAFREDSVHRGSGRAKVTPIEVNLSPQGIRTRPQEKFREARQAVDLSQAEIIVAVGRGIRKPENLELARKLADVLGAEIGASRPICDNGWLSMDRQIGSSGQTVAPRLYIALGISGAIQHQVGMKGSRTVVAINKDREAPIFDIASYGIAGDLFEVVPPLIEEIKKAKSK is encoded by the coding sequence ATTCTCGTTTACGCGGAACACCAGGAAGGCAGGCTGGCGCGCCCCGCCTGGGAGGCCGTGGCCGCAGCCCAGCAACTTGCCACGGAACTCGGGTTAACCTGCGCAGGCGCAATCCTGGGGGATAATATCGGGGCCCTCGCAGGAGAATTGGCTGGCGCCCATCTGGCAGAAGTGCTGACCGTCGAATCGCCGCAGCTTGCCCAATACACGCCGGACGGTTACAGCCTAGCCCTCCGGCAGGTGATTGAAGCACGGCAGCCTCGATTTGTTATTTTCAGCCACACTTACCAGGCACGAGATTTTGCGCCCAAGCTGGCCGCTTCGCTCGACCGCGCGCTGGTTGGAGATTCCCTCGGTTACCGCCTCGAGGGCGGGCGAACGATCTTTATACGTCAGGTTTTTCAGGGCAAATTTTCAGCCGACGTGGAGTTCCGCGGAGAGCCGCCGTACTTCGTGTCATTCCAGGCAGGGGCCTTTCGTGAGGATTCGGTCCATCGCGGTTCGGGTCGCGCGAAGGTTACACCCATCGAGGTTAACCTTTCTCCGCAAGGCATTCGCACACGGCCTCAGGAGAAATTCCGGGAGGCCAGGCAGGCAGTCGATCTGAGCCAGGCGGAAATCATCGTGGCCGTGGGGCGCGGCATCAGGAAACCCGAAAACCTGGAACTGGCCCGGAAGCTGGCGGATGTGCTGGGTGCGGAAATCGGCGCCTCGCGGCCCATTTGCGACAACGGCTGGCTGTCCATGGACCGCCAGATCGGAAGCTCAGGCCAGACGGTAGCTCCCAGGCTCTACATTGCCCTGGGAATCTCCGGCGCCATCCAGCACCAGGTGGGGATGAAAGGTTCCCGGACCGTAGTCGCTATCAACAAGGACCGCGAAGCGCCAATCTTTGACATCGCTTCGTATGGAATCGCAGGAGACCTTTTCGAAGTTGTTCCGCCGCTGATAGAAGAAATAAAAAAAGCAAAGTCCAAATAG
- a CDS encoding electron transfer flavoprotein subunit beta/FixA family protein, with product MKIVICLKQVPSRDTFLKVNAASTWIEEADVTYEVNEPDVYALEEGLRLREKLGGEVIVCTLGPARAGQAIKEALAKGADRALHLDDAAFANLDAHGTARALAAAIRRENPDLVLAGLQSDDFGFAQTGVIVAEMLDLAHATIVMEIQAERDHLKVKRELEGGWLQWIEMPLPAVLTIQSGINKPRYATLKGIMAAKNKPLQKLSAQDLGLDPEALKPRQVMTRVYVPEKIAQTEFIEGSPGEIAARLVDKLKNEARVI from the coding sequence ATGAAAATTGTTATCTGCCTCAAACAGGTTCCGTCCCGTGATACTTTCCTCAAAGTGAATGCGGCTTCGACGTGGATCGAGGAAGCCGACGTCACCTACGAGGTGAACGAGCCTGATGTTTACGCGCTCGAAGAGGGATTACGGTTGAGGGAAAAACTGGGAGGAGAAGTTATCGTCTGCACGCTCGGCCCTGCCCGCGCCGGCCAGGCCATCAAGGAGGCGTTGGCCAAGGGGGCCGACCGCGCACTGCACCTCGATGACGCTGCTTTTGCCAACCTTGACGCGCACGGGACCGCCAGAGCTCTGGCAGCCGCCATCCGCAGAGAAAATCCTGACCTGGTGCTGGCCGGCCTCCAGTCAGACGATTTCGGGTTTGCGCAAACTGGAGTGATCGTGGCGGAAATGTTGGACCTGGCTCATGCAACTATCGTGATGGAGATCCAGGCGGAAAGGGACCACCTCAAGGTGAAACGCGAGCTCGAAGGCGGGTGGCTCCAGTGGATTGAAATGCCGCTGCCGGCCGTGCTGACCATTCAATCAGGTATCAACAAACCTCGATACGCCACATTGAAAGGGATTATGGCGGCGAAGAACAAACCGCTCCAAAAGCTCTCGGCGCAGGACCTGGGGCTTGACCCCGAGGCCCTGAAACCGCGCCAGGTGATGACTCGGGTTTACGTCCCAGAGAAGATCGCGCAGACCGAGTTTATCGAAGGCAGTCCGGGAGAAATTGCGGCCCGGCTGGTCGATAAATTGAAAAACGAAGCAAGGGTCATCTAG
- the fabF gene encoding beta-ketoacyl-[acyl-carrier-protein] synthase II has protein sequence MARRVVVTGVGLVSALGVGTEETWKNLLAGKSGAATITHFDTTGFPVTFAAEVKGFDPLRFIEKKEVKKMGLFIQFAMAAAEFAMEQAGLKITPDIAERAGVYIGSGIGGFDVIEREHTELLKGGPRKISPFFIPASIVNLASGFVSIRWGAKGPNSATCTACSSSAHAVGDSFRLIQRGDADVMISGGAEAAITPMGVGGFASMRALSVRNHEPEKASRPFDCNRDGFVIGEGSGILILEELGFALKRGARILGEIAGYGMSSDAFHITQPSEDADGAIRVMRNALKDAGVQPGQVDYINAHGTSTPFNDKFETKAIKAVFGERAYQIPVSSTKSMTGHLLGGAGGLEAGVSTLILRDQIIPPTINYENPDPECDLDYVPNQARRAEVNIVLSNSFGFGGTNAALLLKRYSK, from the coding sequence TTGGCGCGAAGAGTTGTGGTGACAGGGGTTGGCCTGGTTAGCGCGCTGGGGGTGGGGACCGAAGAAACGTGGAAGAATCTGCTTGCCGGAAAGAGCGGCGCGGCCACCATCACGCACTTCGATACCACGGGCTTTCCAGTCACATTCGCTGCGGAAGTCAAAGGGTTTGATCCGCTTCGCTTTATTGAAAAAAAAGAAGTGAAGAAGATGGGGCTGTTCATTCAGTTCGCCATGGCCGCGGCGGAGTTTGCCATGGAGCAGGCAGGGCTGAAGATCACTCCGGATATTGCGGAGCGGGCCGGCGTCTATATCGGTTCCGGAATCGGGGGATTCGACGTCATCGAGCGCGAGCATACTGAGCTGCTGAAGGGCGGTCCTCGAAAAATATCTCCCTTCTTCATTCCCGCGTCCATCGTCAACCTGGCTTCAGGTTTTGTCTCCATCCGCTGGGGCGCCAAGGGACCCAATTCCGCAACATGCACTGCCTGTTCATCCAGCGCGCACGCGGTGGGCGATTCTTTCAGGCTGATCCAGCGCGGCGATGCGGACGTGATGATTTCCGGGGGTGCCGAAGCCGCCATCACTCCGATGGGCGTGGGAGGGTTCGCCTCTATGCGCGCGCTCTCGGTCCGCAACCACGAACCCGAAAAAGCCAGCCGGCCTTTTGATTGCAACCGTGACGGCTTCGTCATCGGAGAAGGATCAGGCATCCTGATCCTTGAAGAGCTGGGGTTTGCACTCAAGCGCGGAGCCAGAATCCTCGGTGAAATCGCCGGTTATGGAATGTCCAGCGACGCCTTTCACATCACCCAGCCCTCGGAAGATGCGGACGGCGCCATCAGGGTGATGCGGAACGCCTTGAAGGACGCCGGCGTACAGCCCGGGCAGGTGGACTACATCAACGCTCATGGGACGTCCACTCCTTTTAATGACAAGTTTGAAACCAAGGCCATCAAGGCCGTATTCGGAGAACGAGCCTACCAGATCCCGGTCAGTTCCACCAAGTCCATGACTGGCCACCTGCTGGGAGGGGCGGGCGGGCTCGAGGCAGGAGTCTCGACGCTGATCCTGCGGGACCAGATTATTCCTCCAACCATCAATTACGAAAATCCGGATCCCGAATGCGATCTGGACTACGTTCCAAACCAGGCCCGCCGGGCGGAGGTCAACATCGTGTTGTCGAACTCATTCGGGTTCGGCGGCACCAATGCAGCTCTGCTCCTGAAGCGTTATTCTAAATAG
- a CDS encoding acyl carrier protein has translation MASPEEKVKQIIVEQLGVDEAEVTPTAHFVDDLGADSLDIVELVMAFEEAFEIEIPDEDAEKIQTVKDAVDYIQSHAKPAKN, from the coding sequence ATGGCTTCGCCTGAAGAAAAGGTAAAGCAGATTATTGTTGAGCAGCTTGGAGTCGATGAAGCAGAGGTTACCCCCACGGCGCATTTTGTCGATGACCTTGGGGCCGATTCGCTGGACATCGTGGAGTTGGTGATGGCATTCGAAGAGGCGTTCGAGATTGAGATTCCCGATGAAGACGCCGAAAAGATCCAGACCGTTAAAGATGCCGTTGACTACATCCAGTCCCACGCCAAACCGGCAAAGAACTGA
- the fabG gene encoding 3-oxoacyl-[acyl-carrier-protein] reductase, with translation MNLNERVAVVTGASQGIGRACALALAEAGADVALASRNVEKLEAVARAVEAKGRRALVLSVDVSSAESIKAGIGKVLETWKKIDILVNNAGVVRDNLLLRMKTEDWDAVLRTNLDGAYHCIKEALPGMVRQRYGRIINITSVVAQAGNPGQANYIASKAGLIGLTKAVAAEVARRGITVNAVAPGFIATPMTDRLSEEIRQKLMDLIPAGRMGTDLDVANGVCFLASEEAGYITGHVLNVNGGMYMA, from the coding sequence ATGAATTTGAACGAACGCGTTGCCGTGGTGACAGGAGCCTCCCAGGGAATCGGGCGCGCATGCGCACTGGCGCTTGCGGAAGCAGGCGCGGACGTTGCACTGGCCAGCCGGAACGTGGAAAAACTGGAAGCTGTAGCGCGTGCCGTCGAAGCAAAAGGCCGCAGGGCTCTGGTGCTGAGTGTAGACGTTTCGAGCGCCGAATCCATCAAGGCAGGCATCGGCAAAGTTTTGGAAACGTGGAAAAAGATTGATATTCTGGTGAATAACGCCGGCGTCGTGCGGGATAATCTGCTTTTGCGGATGAAGACTGAGGATTGGGACGCTGTGTTGCGAACAAACCTGGACGGCGCCTACCATTGCATCAAGGAGGCGTTGCCCGGCATGGTGCGGCAGCGGTACGGCCGCATCATCAACATCACTTCGGTGGTGGCCCAGGCGGGAAATCCCGGCCAGGCGAATTACATTGCGTCGAAGGCGGGACTGATCGGGCTTACCAAAGCTGTGGCTGCAGAAGTTGCGCGGAGAGGAATCACTGTAAACGCTGTGGCACCGGGCTTTATCGCAACGCCCATGACGGACAGATTGTCCGAAGAGATTCGCCAGAAGCTTATGGACCTCATTCCAGCAGGGCGAATGGGTACCGACTTGGACGTCGCCAACGGAGTCTGCTTCCTCGCGTCCGAGGAAGCCGGTTATATTACGGGCCACGTGCTGAACGTCAATGGTGGGATGTACATGGCTTGA
- the fabD gene encoding [acyl-carrier-protein] S-malonyltransferase: MSEIAFLFPGQGSQAPGMGLELAQHFASAREVFEEAEDALGFPLSKLCFEGPAELLQLTANTQPAILAVSVAATRVLEEKGVRPDYVAGHSLGEYSALVAARSIGLSDALRLVRKRGEYMQEAVPVGKGAMAALLGLEAGAIDEICRDAAGDEVVSAANLNSPAQIVIAGHRAAVERAVELAKARGAKRAILLNVSAPFHSSLMKPAADRLAVDLDAVAISDPQVPLVNNADASIVRSAEAVRDGLKRQVTSPVRWTDSMLALRREGAGFFVEAGPGKVLSGLMRQIIRDAPVWQAGDLASLEEVVGAVQPQ, encoded by the coding sequence TTGTCCGAAATAGCTTTTCTTTTCCCGGGGCAGGGCTCGCAGGCGCCCGGAATGGGCCTCGAACTTGCGCAACATTTCGCCTCGGCTCGCGAGGTTTTCGAGGAGGCGGAGGATGCCCTGGGATTTCCGCTCTCAAAGCTGTGTTTTGAAGGTCCGGCGGAATTATTGCAATTGACGGCCAATACTCAGCCTGCCATTCTCGCTGTTTCAGTCGCGGCAACGCGGGTTCTGGAGGAAAAGGGCGTTCGGCCTGATTATGTTGCGGGGCACAGCCTGGGAGAATACTCAGCCCTGGTAGCTGCGCGCTCGATTGGATTGTCTGATGCGCTTCGCCTGGTCCGCAAACGCGGCGAATATATGCAGGAAGCTGTGCCCGTAGGCAAGGGAGCCATGGCGGCGCTGCTGGGGCTGGAGGCTGGCGCCATCGATGAGATTTGCCGGGATGCCGCCGGGGACGAGGTGGTTTCCGCGGCCAATTTGAACTCGCCGGCCCAGATTGTAATCGCCGGACATCGCGCCGCCGTGGAACGGGCGGTTGAGCTGGCCAAGGCCCGCGGCGCAAAACGCGCAATATTGCTGAACGTCAGCGCGCCTTTCCATTCGAGCCTGATGAAGCCTGCCGCTGACCGGCTGGCCGTAGATCTGGATGCGGTCGCGATCAGCGACCCGCAGGTCCCGCTGGTGAATAACGCGGATGCGTCCATTGTCCGCAGCGCGGAGGCCGTTCGCGACGGGTTAAAGCGGCAGGTGACTTCGCCAGTGAGGTGGACGGATTCCATGCTGGCGCTGCGCCGGGAAGGCGCGGGCTTTTTTGTCGAAGCTGGCCCTGGCAAGGTGCTCTCAGGACTGATGCGTCAGATTATCCGCGATGCCCCGGTGTGGCAGGCGGGCGACCTGGCGTCGCTCGAAGAAGTGGTTGGCGCGGTGCAGCCACAGTGA